From one Bacteroides fragilis NCTC 9343 genomic stretch:
- a CDS encoding LbetaH domain-containing protein, protein MEEFRIDCLYQTEEELVVTKELRQNIFRLNHTMPDTEEYRELLHKVFPHLGENCRIETPFSGVRTANVKFGRNVIVMPGCLMISAGGITIGENAVVGAGSVVMHDVEPNTLVAGNPAKFIRKIKP, encoded by the coding sequence ATGGAAGAATTCAGAATAGACTGCCTGTACCAGACGGAAGAAGAACTGGTAGTAACAAAAGAGTTACGGCAAAATATCTTCCGGTTGAATCATACGATGCCGGATACGGAGGAATATCGTGAATTATTGCACAAGGTTTTTCCGCATCTCGGAGAGAATTGCCGTATCGAAACACCGTTTTCGGGTGTCCGTACCGCTAACGTGAAGTTCGGACGTAATGTGATTGTCATGCCGGGCTGTCTGATGATATCGGCGGGAGGCATTACCATCGGTGAGAATGCTGTGGTCGGAGCCGGCAGTGTTGTCATGCATGATGTAGAGCCAAATACCCTTGTCGCGGGCAATCCCGCCAAATTTATTCGTAAGATAAAACCATGA
- a CDS encoding efflux RND transporter periplasmic adaptor subunit has product MKIYIFIILAAATSISLISCDSKQSDTRSASSSEVHRNDDGHDHRESDGDNHSEIENSGKGHEDEIIFTRQQAEAIGLEIYNVVPGSFAQVIRTSGQIQAAQGDEETIVATTNGVVSFPGQNIIEGATVGVGSTIVTISAKNLYEGDPVAKAKIAYETALKEYQRAEGLVKDKIISAKEFEQTRMKYENARTAYEAQAANVTVSGVKVTSPISGYVKNRLVSQGEYVTVGQPVATISKNRRLQLRADVSENYFNELKKIRGANFMVSYNNKVYRLEDLHGRLLSFGKAAAESSFYIPITFEFDNIGDFIPGSYVEVYLLTTPQNNVFSIPVTALTEEQGIYFVYLQIAEEEFVKREVGIGESDGKNVRILSGLKEGERVVVKGAYQVKLASSSSVLPEGHSH; this is encoded by the coding sequence ATGAAAATATATATATTTATTATACTGGCTGCGGCCACTTCAATCTCCCTGATATCTTGCGATTCGAAACAGAGTGACACCCGCTCGGCCTCTTCCTCAGAGGTTCACCGGAATGACGACGGTCATGATCATCGGGAAAGTGATGGAGACAACCATAGTGAAATAGAGAACTCCGGCAAGGGACATGAGGACGAAATCATTTTCACTCGGCAACAGGCGGAAGCTATCGGGTTGGAGATATATAATGTGGTACCCGGATCTTTTGCACAGGTAATCAGAACCAGCGGACAGATACAGGCAGCCCAAGGAGATGAAGAAACTATTGTCGCCACGACCAATGGTGTCGTATCTTTTCCCGGACAAAACATCATCGAAGGAGCAACTGTTGGTGTGGGAAGTACTATTGTAACCATTTCAGCTAAAAATCTTTATGAAGGAGATCCGGTGGCAAAAGCCAAGATTGCCTATGAAACTGCCTTGAAAGAGTATCAGCGTGCAGAAGGTCTGGTAAAGGATAAGATTATTTCCGCTAAAGAGTTCGAACAGACTCGTATGAAATATGAAAATGCCAGAACTGCTTATGAAGCCCAAGCTGCCAATGTAACTGTTTCCGGGGTAAAAGTTACTTCTCCCATCAGTGGATATGTCAAAAACAGGCTGGTGAGTCAGGGGGAATACGTGACTGTCGGACAGCCTGTTGCTACAATTTCCAAGAACCGGAGATTGCAACTGCGAGCCGATGTTTCAGAAAACTATTTCAATGAACTTAAGAAAATCAGGGGAGCCAACTTCATGGTATCCTACAATAACAAGGTTTATAGGTTGGAAGATCTTCACGGGCGTTTATTATCCTTTGGCAAAGCCGCTGCTGAATCTTCTTTCTATATCCCGATTACTTTTGAGTTCGATAATATCGGTGATTTCATTCCCGGTTCTTATGTAGAGGTATACCTGCTCACCACTCCCCAAAATAACGTATTTTCTATTCCTGTTACTGCATTGACGGAAGAACAGGGTATCTATTTTGTCTACCTGCAAATAGCAGAGGAGGAGTTCGTGAAGCGTGAAGTCGGTATCGGAGAGAGTGACGGTAAAAACGTGAGAATACTTTCTGGCTTGAAAGAGGGTGAGAGAGTGGTCGTTAAAGGTGCTTATCAGGTAAAGCTGGCTTCTAGTTCATCGGTGTTGCCCGAAGGGCATAGTCATTAA
- a CDS encoding MBL fold metallo-hydrolase, translating into MKQKMIICISIFIVLVLTVIIVLNHPAFGRTPRGERLVRIERSPNYKKGQFVNQEPTPFMTTDKSRWRIMWDNLTEKKPDNLVPSESIHAVKTDLKQLDLSKDAVVWFGHSSYLLINGGKKILVDPVLTTGFPASLMMKPFKGTDIYSPEDIPEVDYLIITHDHYDHLDYGTVKAIRDKVDKVICPLGVGEHLEYWGYSAEKIVEMDWNEVYTSEPGFRITCLPARHFSGRFLRQNPSLWASFMLEGHSTVYIGGDSGYGAHFSEIGKRFPHIDLAILENGQYNEDWRYIHTMPEQLPVEVHELDAAKVLPVHNSKFSLSRHAWDEPIHRIEQAATKDSSLHVIHGIIGSPITY; encoded by the coding sequence ATGAAACAGAAAATGATTATATGTATATCCATTTTTATAGTATTGGTTCTTACCGTTATTATCGTTTTGAACCATCCGGCTTTCGGCCGTACTCCTCGTGGAGAACGACTGGTACGGATCGAACGTTCTCCGAACTACAAAAAGGGGCAATTCGTAAATCAGGAACCGACTCCGTTTATGACCACCGATAAAAGCCGGTGGCGGATCATGTGGGACAACCTGACGGAAAAGAAACCGGACAATCTTGTTCCGTCCGAAAGCATCCATGCGGTCAAGACCGACCTGAAACAATTGGACCTGTCGAAAGATGCCGTCGTATGGTTCGGCCACTCGTCTTACCTGCTGATTAACGGCGGTAAGAAAATATTGGTCGATCCGGTGCTGACGACGGGGTTCCCGGCCTCTCTTATGATGAAGCCTTTCAAGGGGACGGACATTTACTCGCCGGAAGACATCCCGGAGGTGGATTACCTTATCATCACGCACGACCATTACGACCACCTCGATTACGGGACTGTGAAAGCGATACGTGACAAAGTGGACAAAGTCATCTGTCCGCTCGGTGTGGGGGAACATCTTGAATACTGGGGATATTCTGCAGAGAAGATTGTCGAAATGGACTGGAATGAAGTATATACCTCCGAACCCGGCTTTCGGATTACGTGTTTGCCTGCCCGCCATTTTTCAGGCCGGTTCCTTCGGCAGAATCCCTCGTTGTGGGCTTCATTCATGCTCGAAGGGCACTCTACGGTCTATATTGGCGGTGATAGCGGCTACGGCGCTCATTTCTCGGAAATCGGCAAACGGTTTCCGCATATCGACCTTGCCATCCTCGAAAACGGGCAATACAACGAAGACTGGCGGTATATACATACGATGCCCGAACAGCTTCCGGTAGAGGTTCACGAACTGGATGCGGCTAAAGTCCTTCCGGTGCACAACAGCAAATTTTCACTGTCCCGTCACGCATGGGACGAACCGATCCACCGCATCGAACAAGCAGCAACAAAGGACAGCAGCCTGCATGTAATACATGGTATCATCGGTAGTCCCATAACCTATTGA
- a CDS encoding aldo/keto reductase: MDKRKLGQLEVSPIGMGCMGFSHGYGQVPPEAYTIEAIRGAYDYGCTHFDTAEAYGKEQFYAGHNEELVGKAIEPFRKKVVLATKFHIGELSKPDETNLYREVRRHLEDSMSRLRTDYIDLYYLHRISEAVRLEDVATVMGRLIQEGLIRGWGLSQVSADQIRAAHKITPLSAVQNIYSMVERDCETEIFPVCLEKGIGVVPFSPIASGFLSGKVTPQDQFGFDDVRKFVPQLSKENIEANQPILDLLHRFAVEKHATNAQISLAWMLHKYPNVVPIPGSKNQERILENLGAWNVTLSDDEFRQLQSALDECKVHGHRGCVETEQTSFGKQWSEETDK; this comes from the coding sequence ATGGATAAAAGGAAATTAGGACAGCTGGAAGTATCTCCGATAGGAATGGGATGTATGGGATTCAGCCACGGTTACGGGCAAGTGCCACCCGAAGCGTATACCATAGAAGCCATCCGCGGGGCATACGACTACGGCTGCACGCATTTCGATACGGCGGAAGCCTATGGCAAAGAACAATTCTACGCCGGACATAACGAGGAATTGGTGGGTAAGGCGATTGAACCGTTCCGTAAGAAGGTGGTGCTCGCCACCAAATTTCATATTGGTGAACTCTCGAAACCGGACGAGACGAATCTCTACCGGGAGGTACGCCGGCATCTTGAAGATTCCATGAGCAGACTTCGTACGGATTATATCGACCTGTATTACCTGCACCGTATCAGTGAGGCAGTCCGGCTTGAGGATGTGGCAACCGTCATGGGACGGCTTATTCAGGAAGGACTGATACGTGGTTGGGGATTGTCGCAAGTATCGGCCGACCAGATACGGGCGGCACATAAGATTACTCCATTATCCGCCGTCCAGAACATCTATTCGATGGTGGAACGCGATTGCGAAACGGAGATTTTTCCGGTATGCCTTGAAAAAGGAATCGGAGTCGTACCGTTCTCGCCGATTGCAAGCGGATTCCTTTCGGGCAAGGTAACGCCACAGGATCAGTTCGGCTTCGATGACGTGCGGAAATTCGTCCCCCAATTATCGAAAGAGAATATCGAGGCCAACCAGCCCATACTCGATTTGCTGCATCGGTTCGCTGTGGAGAAACATGCTACCAACGCCCAGATATCGCTTGCGTGGATGCTCCATAAATATCCCAATGTCGTACCTATTCCCGGTTCCAAGAATCAGGAAAGGATTCTGGAGAATCTGGGAGCTTGGAATGTCACGCTTTCCGATGATGAATTCCGGCAGCTACAATCAGCGTTGGATGAATGTAAAGTACACGGACATCGTGGGTGTGTGGAAACGGAACAGACGAGTTTCGGTAAACAATGGAGTGAAGAAACAGATAAGTGA
- a CDS encoding IS30 family transposase, which yields MYKQLTSEQRYTISVLLQKKCRKSEIAKAIGVSNSTITRELERNSSSRGVYKWDKAQRQADKRRHKAPGNRSVKPYVRTMAIDLLKHEQWSPEQISGYLARNGVRISHETIYAIIRKDKYIERGSLYKYCRHQLKHRRRPVGKHTMIPDRASIHQRPPEADGKRFGDFEMDTIVGGNNQGAILTIVERSTNMLFMKKLKFGKDAEELAKAAIQLLSPYKGNIKTVTTDNGCEFYAHKAIAKGLDSTVYFADPYSSWQKGAIENANGLIRQYIPKSSPIKKINDTDIDAIMNKINNRPRKKLDFSTPFEMFSSYLL from the coding sequence ATGTACAAACAACTAACCTCAGAACAAAGATACACAATTTCCGTGTTACTTCAAAAGAAGTGTAGGAAAAGCGAGATAGCGAAAGCTATTGGAGTGAGTAATTCCACCATTACACGCGAACTGGAGCGCAATTCCAGTTCACGTGGAGTGTATAAGTGGGACAAGGCGCAGCGTCAGGCAGACAAACGCAGACATAAGGCTCCCGGCAACCGTTCTGTCAAGCCCTATGTCCGTACTATGGCTATAGACTTGCTGAAACATGAACAGTGGTCTCCGGAACAAATATCAGGCTATTTGGCAAGAAACGGTGTCAGAATTTCACATGAGACAATCTACGCCATCATCCGTAAAGACAAGTACATCGAAAGAGGTAGCTTGTATAAGTATTGCCGGCATCAACTGAAGCACCGTCGCAGACCTGTCGGAAAACATACCATGATACCGGACAGGGCAAGTATACACCAACGGCCTCCTGAGGCTGACGGCAAGCGATTCGGAGACTTTGAGATGGATACCATCGTTGGCGGCAATAATCAAGGAGCCATCCTTACGATAGTGGAACGTAGTACGAACATGCTGTTCATGAAGAAGCTCAAGTTTGGAAAGGATGCTGAAGAACTTGCGAAAGCAGCAATACAACTCTTGTCACCATACAAAGGAAACATCAAGACCGTTACCACGGATAACGGATGTGAGTTTTATGCCCACAAAGCTATTGCCAAAGGGCTTGATTCCACTGTGTATTTTGCTGATCCATACTCTTCATGGCAGAAGGGAGCCATAGAGAATGCCAATGGACTCATAAGACAATATATTCCAAAGTCTTCACCTATAAAAAAAATAAATGACACCGATATTGACGCTATTATGAATAAAATCAATAACAGACCAAGAAAAAAATTGGATTTCTCAACACCATTTGAGATGTTTTCCTCTTACTTGTTGTAA
- a CDS encoding SDR family NAD(P)-dependent oxidoreductase: METMNEKVAMVTGASAGIGLASAEAFAKAGATVVLVDINEPKEQAGKLVSEGYKAVAYRCDVSDTRAVKEMIDWTVATYGRLDAALNNAGIQTPQRPMAEITDEEFDRTVAVDLKGVWNCMRYEIIQMLQQGGGAIVNTSSQGGVTGFPGQAAYIACKHAVIGLTRTAAIDYSAKGIRINAVCPGVIRTPMAEELIRRNPDLEKELVRDIPAGRLGKPEEIANAVLWLCSSQASFVDGYALLVDGAFSIH; encoded by the coding sequence ATGGAAACAATGAATGAAAAGGTAGCAATGGTAACGGGTGCATCGGCAGGTATCGGGCTGGCCTCGGCAGAAGCATTTGCAAAAGCGGGTGCAACCGTAGTATTGGTGGACATCAATGAACCGAAAGAACAAGCCGGGAAGTTGGTTTCAGAAGGGTATAAAGCTGTGGCATATCGCTGCGATGTGTCCGACACGCGGGCTGTAAAGGAGATGATCGACTGGACCGTTGCGACTTACGGCAGACTGGACGCTGCATTGAACAATGCCGGGATACAGACCCCGCAACGACCGATGGCCGAGATTACCGACGAGGAGTTCGACCGTACGGTAGCTGTCGATCTGAAAGGTGTCTGGAACTGCATGCGTTACGAGATTATCCAGATGCTGCAACAAGGCGGTGGTGCTATTGTCAATACCTCATCGCAAGGCGGCGTTACGGGATTCCCCGGACAAGCGGCCTATATCGCCTGCAAGCATGCGGTAATCGGTCTGACCCGTACGGCTGCCATCGACTACTCGGCAAAAGGAATCCGTATCAATGCCGTCTGTCCGGGTGTGATCCGAACACCTATGGCCGAAGAACTGATACGGCGTAACCCTGATCTGGAAAAGGAACTGGTTCGTGATATTCCTGCCGGACGTCTCGGTAAGCCGGAAGAGATAGCCAATGCCGTATTGTGGCTTTGCTCATCGCAGGCAAGTTTCGTAGACGGGTACGCCCTTTTAGTGGACGGGGCATTTTCCATCCATTAA
- a CDS encoding DUF6769 family protein, with the protein MFATWLQEIYSIFVPKVKTKQMKRIFFVYPLAIATLFLIVLSAIPHHHHKEMMCTVMELCEQDDIYNDGHTDHEAGQDAHNENTCVSQAGYIFPSSVDKSNLHDGSLMNIHLPVLYLFADILTIHFDIPISENTYDRYVVSYTSVVLGESSGLRAPPYFFS; encoded by the coding sequence ATGTTTGCAACTTGGTTGCAAGAAATATACTCTATTTTTGTCCCGAAAGTAAAAACCAAACAGATGAAGCGTATCTTTTTCGTATATCCACTTGCCATAGCGACACTATTCTTAATAGTGCTTTCCGCTATTCCGCATCACCATCATAAAGAGATGATGTGTACGGTGATGGAATTATGTGAACAAGACGATATCTACAATGATGGGCATACGGATCATGAGGCGGGGCAAGATGCACATAATGAAAACACCTGTGTATCACAAGCTGGTTATATTTTTCCTTCCAGCGTTGATAAAAGTAATCTGCATGATGGAAGCCTGATGAATATCCACTTGCCGGTTCTATATCTGTTTGCTGACATTCTGACTATTCATTTCGATATACCAATCTCTGAAAACACATACGATAGGTATGTTGTCTCTTATACGTCCGTAGTGTTGGGTGAGAGCAGCGGATTGCGTGCTCCTCCCTATTTTTTCTCTTAA
- a CDS encoding aldo/keto reductase, producing the protein MEENNKMDISRRGFLKTAALAGAAMAMPSGLGKVFASEAKQTETSDVDTDAAHIKGHRVLGTGKAAFEVSALGFGVMGMTYNRSQHPDKKECIRLLHEAVDRGVTLFDTAIIYGPLTNENLAGEALSEFKGRINVTTKFGHEVIDGKGTGRQDSRPATIRRYCEESLRRLRLESLPMFYQHRADPNTPAEEVAATIADLIKEGKVQRWGMCEVSAETIRKAHAICPLTAIQSEYHLMHRLVEENGVLNVCRELGIGFVPYSPINRGFLGGCINEYTVFDVNNDNRQTLPRFQPEAMRANTRIVNALQAFGRTRSMTSAQVALGWLLQKAPWIVPIPGTTKLSHLEENLRTLDFNISSGEWKELEDAVAAIPVVGDRYNAEQQRQVGR; encoded by the coding sequence ATGGAAGAAAACAATAAAATGGATATCAGCCGTCGTGGATTTCTCAAGACGGCTGCATTGGCAGGAGCTGCAATGGCCATGCCTTCGGGATTGGGCAAAGTATTCGCTTCAGAAGCGAAACAAACGGAAACATCCGATGTGGATACCGATGCAGCCCATATCAAGGGACATCGTGTATTGGGTACGGGTAAGGCTGCCTTCGAGGTGTCAGCACTCGGCTTCGGCGTGATGGGCATGACTTACAACCGCAGCCAACACCCGGATAAGAAAGAGTGTATCCGATTGTTGCATGAAGCGGTGGATCGCGGTGTAACGCTCTTCGATACGGCTATCATTTATGGACCATTGACCAATGAGAACCTGGCAGGAGAAGCGCTGTCCGAATTCAAGGGACGGATTAACGTAACGACTAAATTCGGGCATGAAGTCATCGACGGCAAAGGAACCGGTCGTCAGGACAGCCGTCCGGCAACCATCCGCCGCTATTGCGAGGAGTCGCTTCGCCGATTGAGACTCGAATCACTGCCGATGTTCTACCAGCATCGTGCAGACCCGAACACCCCGGCCGAGGAGGTGGCGGCTACCATTGCCGACTTGATCAAGGAAGGTAAAGTGCAACGCTGGGGTATGTGCGAGGTCAGTGCCGAAACAATCCGTAAGGCCCACGCCATTTGTCCGCTGACAGCTATCCAAAGCGAGTACCATCTGATGCACCGCCTGGTGGAAGAAAACGGCGTTCTCAATGTATGCCGGGAGTTGGGTATCGGCTTTGTACCGTATAGTCCGATTAACCGTGGTTTTTTGGGAGGTTGCATCAACGAATATACGGTCTTCGATGTAAACAACGACAACCGTCAGACCTTGCCGCGTTTCCAGCCGGAAGCGATGCGTGCGAATACCCGCATCGTAAATGCGCTGCAAGCTTTTGGTCGTACACGGAGCATGACCTCGGCACAGGTGGCTCTTGGCTGGTTGCTTCAGAAAGCACCGTGGATCGTACCGATTCCGGGAACGACAAAACTGTCTCATCTGGAGGAAAACCTGCGCACACTCGACTTCAACATCAGCTCTGGGGAGTGGAAAGAGTTAGAGGATGCCGTGGCTGCTATTCCCGTTGTGGGAGACCGGTACAATGCGGAACAGCAACGTCAGGTAGGCCGATAA
- a CDS encoding alpha/beta hydrolase yields MKLQAIAILTFLIFENVMAQETTTTKYINSTDMEALKLTQEWDKTFPQSDKVEHTKITFHNRYGITLAADLYKPKNTQGRLAAIAVSGPYGAVKEQVSGRYAQTLAERGFLTIAFDPSYYGESGGTPRYLTSPEISTEDFSAAVDYLTSRADVDPERIGILGICGWGGFALNAAANDPRIKATVTSTMYDMSRVNANGYFDAMSSDDRYKLREQLNAQRTEDYRDDSYVRDGGVLDPVTDDTPQFVKEYHDYYKTERGYHRRSPNSNEGITKTSVLSFINMPLLTYISEIRSAVLMIHGEKAHSRYFSEDAYKRLTGSNKELLIIPGANHVDLYDNLNVIPFDKIDAFFKNALKEK; encoded by the coding sequence ATGAAGTTACAAGCAATCGCCATATTGACGTTCCTGATCTTTGAGAATGTCATGGCACAAGAAACGACAACAACAAAATATATAAATTCAACCGATATGGAAGCATTGAAATTGACGCAGGAATGGGATAAGACCTTTCCGCAGAGTGATAAGGTGGAACATACGAAAATCACGTTTCACAACCGTTACGGCATTACGCTTGCCGCAGACCTTTACAAGCCGAAAAATACGCAAGGACGTCTGGCAGCCATTGCCGTCAGTGGCCCTTACGGTGCGGTGAAAGAACAAGTGTCAGGCCGTTATGCCCAGACACTTGCCGAACGAGGCTTTCTGACCATTGCTTTCGATCCCTCCTATTACGGCGAAAGTGGTGGTACACCTCGCTATCTTACGTCACCCGAAATCAGTACGGAGGATTTCAGCGCGGCAGTCGATTATCTGACATCCCGTGCGGATGTCGATCCGGAACGTATCGGAATCTTAGGCATCTGCGGTTGGGGCGGGTTTGCACTTAATGCTGCGGCCAATGACCCTCGTATCAAAGCGACGGTAACATCCACTATGTATGATATGAGCCGGGTAAATGCCAACGGGTATTTCGACGCCATGAGCTCCGATGACCGTTACAAATTGCGCGAACAACTCAACGCACAGCGTACTGAGGATTATCGTGATGACAGCTATGTACGCGATGGTGGCGTACTTGACCCCGTAACGGACGATACTCCGCAATTCGTCAAGGAGTATCACGACTACTACAAGACGGAACGAGGCTACCATCGCCGTTCACCGAACTCCAACGAGGGAATCACGAAAACCAGCGTATTGTCATTCATCAATATGCCACTGCTCACCTATATCAGCGAAATCCGCAGTGCCGTGTTGATGATTCATGGAGAAAAAGCTCATTCCCGCTATTTCAGCGAGGATGCCTACAAACGGCTGACGGGTAGTAACAAGGAACTGTTGATTATACCCGGAGCCAACCATGTCGATTTATACGATAATCTCAACGTGATTCCGTTCGACAAGATAGATGCTTTCTTTAAGAATGCCTTAAAGGAGAAATAG
- a CDS encoding DUF418 domain-containing protein, which translates to MNKEIDIKDMAPVKASERHVILDALRGFALLGICFANFPEFSLYTFQKPEITEAMPTAEIDKIVRFLQYLFVDGKFYTIFSLLFGIGFSIIISNAVKKGTDGFRIFYRRMIVLAAIGFLHLMFIWSGDILLLYALLGMLLPLFRHVSDRVLLGTSAVLLLLPILIDWLAGTFGVSRSAPAVRMQQHYCNLYGITEYNFGIWLRDAENYGGVFQFLVQGAWVRLQEFIDGNRYFKVLGLFLLGFYIGRKQIYADLEANRVLLKKTVTYGFLLGLPLSVLYAWSAVNGHPFGTTAHTAIYTASVYPLGFAYVSAICLLYLHGREWCLWRCLAAPGRMALTNYVGQSVWGMVLFYGIGFGLGAGIGLTGTESIAFYVFLVQMAFSVLWLSYFRFGPLEWGWRMLTYGKWLKIRK; encoded by the coding sequence ATGAATAAGGAAATAGACATAAAAGACATGGCACCCGTGAAGGCCTCGGAACGCCATGTCATCCTCGATGCTCTAAGAGGATTTGCATTGCTGGGAATCTGCTTTGCCAACTTTCCGGAATTCTCGCTTTACACTTTTCAAAAACCGGAAATTACGGAGGCTATGCCTACGGCGGAAATAGACAAGATAGTCCGCTTTCTTCAATACCTTTTCGTGGACGGTAAGTTCTACACCATATTCTCGCTGCTGTTCGGTATCGGATTCTCAATCATAATCAGCAACGCGGTTAAAAAGGGAACGGACGGATTCCGTATTTTTTACCGGCGGATGATTGTTCTGGCCGCCATTGGTTTTCTGCATCTGATGTTTATCTGGAGTGGGGACATCTTGTTGTTGTATGCCTTATTGGGCATGTTGCTCCCTCTTTTCCGGCATGTTTCGGACAGAGTGTTGCTGGGGACTTCCGCTGTCTTATTGCTACTTCCTATTCTGATTGATTGGTTGGCCGGTACATTCGGAGTGTCCCGGTCGGCTCCCGCAGTGCGAATGCAACAGCACTATTGCAATTTATATGGTATAACGGAATATAACTTCGGAATCTGGCTACGCGACGCGGAAAACTACGGAGGGGTCTTTCAATTCCTGGTACAAGGTGCATGGGTGCGCTTGCAGGAATTTATCGACGGCAATCGCTATTTTAAGGTATTGGGATTGTTCTTATTGGGCTTCTACATCGGACGAAAGCAAATATACGCCGATCTTGAGGCCAATCGGGTACTACTGAAAAAAACGGTGACATACGGTTTTCTGCTGGGACTTCCCCTATCCGTTCTCTATGCCTGGAGTGCGGTAAACGGGCATCCTTTCGGAACGACTGCACACACCGCCATCTATACGGCAAGTGTCTATCCTTTAGGTTTTGCATACGTTTCTGCTATCTGTCTCCTGTATCTGCATGGTAGAGAGTGGTGCTTGTGGCGCTGTCTTGCCGCTCCGGGGAGAATGGCACTGACTAATTACGTGGGACAGTCGGTATGGGGCATGGTTCTCTTCTACGGTATCGGCTTCGGACTGGGGGCCGGCATTGGATTGACAGGAACAGAATCCATAGCTTTCTACGTCTTTCTTGTCCAGATGGCATTCAGTGTCCTATGGCTCTCCTATTTCCGCTTTGGGCCTCTGGAATGGGGCTGGCGGATGCTGACTTATGGGAAGTGGTTAAAAATAAGGAAATAA
- a CDS encoding dihydrofolate reductase family protein → MRPYIISHMMTSVDGRIDCPMVGQLSTDEYYIALEKLGPCSKLSGRITTALECSAVKGESTPMEGTSIGHKSVYVASKSDEYTIIVDTYGKLRWQEGEADGYPLLCIVSERVSEEYLETLRTLGISWIAAGAERIDLPGAMELLHEHFGVERLAIVGGGHICGGFLEAGLIDEVSIMVAPGIDGRKGQTAVFDGISRMECNPYKLKLESVEQWETDIVWLRYKIK, encoded by the coding sequence ATGAGACCATATATAATCAGTCACATGATGACTTCGGTCGATGGCCGCATCGACTGCCCGATGGTCGGGCAACTGAGTACGGATGAATATTACATAGCCTTGGAAAAACTGGGGCCTTGCTCGAAACTGTCAGGACGAATAACTACCGCACTCGAATGTTCCGCCGTCAAAGGGGAAAGTACCCCCATGGAGGGAACTTCAATAGGTCATAAATCCGTATATGTCGCCAGTAAATCGGACGAATATACGATCATTGTCGATACCTATGGGAAACTGCGCTGGCAGGAGGGGGAAGCTGACGGGTATCCTCTACTTTGTATTGTCAGTGAACGGGTGTCCGAGGAATATCTGGAAACGCTGCGCACATTGGGTATTTCGTGGATTGCCGCCGGTGCGGAACGCATTGACTTGCCGGGAGCGATGGAGCTGCTTCACGAACATTTCGGCGTCGAACGCTTGGCGATTGTCGGGGGAGGGCATATCTGTGGCGGTTTCCTGGAGGCCGGACTGATTGACGAAGTAAGTATTATGGTAGCTCCGGGTATTGATGGTCGCAAGGGACAGACGGCGGTTTTCGATGGAATTTCCCGTATGGAATGTAACCCGTACAAGCTGAAATTAGAGAGTGTGGAACAATGGGAAACAGATATTGTCTGGCTCCGCTATAAAATAAAATAA